The Salvia miltiorrhiza cultivar Shanhuang (shh) chromosome 1, IMPLAD_Smil_shh, whole genome shotgun sequence genome has a window encoding:
- the LOC130993779 gene encoding sulfate transporter 1.3-like, with the protein MIMEEKYSFNFETHVRMDGHSEESMMRSMPYRVGVPPKQKFWSEFCSTLKETFFSDDPLHPFKDQSRSRKFVLGMQAVFPILEWGKRYNLANFKGDLIAGLTIASLCIPQDIGYSKLANLSPQYGLYSSFVPPLVYALMGSSRDIAIGPVAVVSLLLGTLLQNEIDPIKHPLEYRRLAFTATFFAGITQATLGILRLGFLIDFLSHAAVVGFMGGAAITIALQQLKGFLGIKNFTKKADLISVMQSVFSSAHHGWNWPTIAIGAAFLVFLLVAKYIGKTKKKLFWVPAIAPLVSVVLSTFFVYITHAEKKGVQIVKHIEKGINPASVGEIYFTGDYLLKGVRIGLVAGIIALTEAVAIGRTFAAMKDYQIDGNKEMVALGAMNVAGSMTSCYVATGSFSRSAVNYMAGCQTAVSNIVMSVVVFMTLQFMTPLFEHTPNAILSSIIISAVIGLIDYEAALLIWKIDKFDFIACMGAFFGVVFASVEIGLLIAVSISFAKLLLQVTRPRTAILGKIPRTNVYRNIQQYPEASKVPGVLIVRVDSAICFSNSNYIKERILRWLTAEEEQLQATGLPKIQFLIIEMSPVTDIDTSGIHALEELLRSLQKRDVELVLANPGPVVIDKVHASNLASMIGEDKIFLTVADAIQTCSPKFAEDV; encoded by the exons ATGATCATGGAAGAAAAGTACTCATTTAACTTTGAAACACATGTTAGA ATGGATGGCCATAGCGAGGAGTCTATGATGAGAAGCATGCCATACAGAGTTGGTGTTCCACCAAAGCAGAAGTTCTGGAGCGAATTCTGTAGCACGTTGAAGGAGACTTTCTTCTCCGATGATCCTCTCCACCCCTTCAAGGACCAGTCGAGGTCTAGGAAGTTCGTTCTTGGAATGCAGGCCGTCTTCCCCATTCTTGAATGGGGCAAAAGATACAATCTTGCCAACTTTAAAGGAGACCTCATTGCAGGACTCACCATTGCCAGCCTCTGCATACCTCAG GACATTGGCTACTCCAAGCTTGCAAATTTGTCTCCACAGTATGGTTTAT ATTCGAGCTTTGTCCCGCCTTTGGTGTATGCATTGATGGGGAGCTCGAGAGACATAGCCATAGGGCCGGTTGCTGTTGTATCCCTCCTGCTGGGAACTTTGCTACAAAACGAAATTGATCCTATAAAACATCCTTTGGAGTATCGGAGGCTCGCCTTCACTGCAACCTTCTTTGCTGGGATAACACAAGCAACACTTGGCATTCTTAG ATTGGGGTTCTTGATTGATTTCCTGTCTCATGCTGCCGTTGTTGGCTTCATGGGCGGCGCTGCCATAACCATTGCACTCCAGCAGCTCAAGGGGTTCTTAGGAATCAAGAATTTCACTAAGAAGGCTGATCTCATCTCTGTGATGCAGTCGGTCTTCAGCTCCGCTCACCATGGA TGGAACTGGCCTACAATAGCAATTGGAGCAGCATTTCTGGTGTTTCTTCTTGTAGCCAAGTACATT GGGAAAACGAAGAAGAAACTATTTTGGGTACCTGCGATTGCTCCACTTGTATCGGTCGTTCTGTCCACCTTCTTCGTCTACATCACTCACGCAGAGAAGAAAGGAGTGCAGATT GTGAAACACATAGAGAAAGGCATCAATCCAGCATCAGTAGGTGAAATCTATTTCACGGGTGATTACCTCTTGAAAGGCGTTAGGATCGGCTTAGTTGCTGGAATCATTGCACTCACT GAAGCAGTTGCAATTGGAAGAACATTTGCTGCCATGAAGGACTATCAAATAGATGGGAACAAAGAAATGGTGGCTCTTGGAGCAATGAATGTTGCTGGCTCAATGACGTCTTGCTACGTCGCTACAG GCTCCTTCTCACGCTCTGCTGTGAACTACATGGCCGGCTGCCAAACGGCCGTTTCAAACATCGTGATGTCCGTTGTCGTGTTCATGACGCTGCAGTTCATGACCCCTCTCTTCGAGCACACCCCAAACGCAATCCTCTCCTCCATCATCATCTCAGCTGTCATCGGCCTGATTGACTACGAGGCAGCACTTCTCATATGGAAGATTGACAAGTTCGATTTCATCGCCTGCATGGGAGCCTTCTTCGGTGTGGTTTTCGCCTCAGTTGAGATTGGCCTCTTGATTGCT GTCTCAATATCATTTGCTAAATTACTATTACAAGTAACAAGGCCTAGAACAGCCATTCTTGGAAAAATTCCGAGAACAAATGTTTATAGAAATATTCAACAATATCCAGAGGCAAGCAAGGTTCCAGGAGTTCTGATTGTAAGAGTGGATTCTGCCATTTGTTTCTCAAATTCTAACTACATTAAAGAAAG GATACTGAGGTGGCTAACCGCGGAGGAAGAGCAACTGCAAGCTACTGGCCTTCCCAAAATACAGTTTCTTATCATTGAAATGTCAC CCGTCACGGACATCGACACGAGCGGCATCCACGCGTTGGAGGAGCTGCTGAGGAGCCTGCAGAAGAGAGACGTTGAG CTGGTTCTGGCGAATCCTGGGCCCGTCGTGATCGACAAGGTGCACGCGTCGAATCTTGCGAGTATGATCGGAGAAGACAAGATTTTTCTTACAGTGGCAGATGCCATTCAAACATGCTCACCAAAATTTGCTGAAGATGTTTGA